ATAATCTTGAGTTCTGATTGATTTCGAACCATGTTTTAGGAATTCGGAAACCTTTTGACAAACAAGGCTTTTTTGTTTCCAACAGTAGTGACCTACTATTCCACCTGGATAGTGAAAACAATCatgatttttttcatgattgTATTCCTTGAGGCATGGACTTTTGCATAGAGGACATAGTTCTTCACAAAGGTGTGCccagatagtttttttgaaaattttgttattaataaaGGAGTCccacaattttttgtttattgtgtCCTGAATTTCAGAAGAGTTGTCAATCTCATTGACCATATTTATGATGTCTTCTAGCTCTGGTCGAGcgaaaggaatatttttttgttgcgATTCCGAACAGTAAATTTCAAAATCCTCTGCAATTTCTTCAGCATAGAAACTTCTTCTTAAGAGGGAAAGAAAAGAGTCGAAGCTAAGAAGCTCTTTCCCTTGGTTGCAGCTTTTTTCAAGCAGGttgacaattttatttatgaaatcaaaaaaggtatattttgaatctatttcaatatttcttttgatcaaccttttttttaattcttgaaaGTCTCCGATGATATCAAATACTGCTTGAATGCCATCTTCTTCTTCAATTTCTATAAGTAGCAAGTCAATTAGGCTGTGGAAATATTCAGGTGTCGTTGGCACCTTTGGCCATTGTTGTGTTTTTATCGTAACTATTGCTCTGGCCATTGCTTCGGACTCGtaccattttttaattttttcatgaaTATAGAATATAAGTTCTCTCATACTTTTTCCTTCCTCGGTCTTCTGGTGTTTCTGGACCTTTTCTGGTGTTTCTTCTGCATTAGAATCGAGTTCCTTCACCTGAATGTCCTGCCTTATTTGTTGAAGCAGATgttctttattttgatttttttttgtccttgcCAATCTGAGTAAATCAGATTGGACGTATCCTTTGTTGTTAGTTTCATCCAGTAATTTTCTCTTTATTGACTGTATGAGGTCAGAAACTGAGTCTGTTTTCTGAATCCATGCCAATCTTAGCAAGTCGGATTGGAAAGGGAagtctttctttaaaaattgccAGACACCATTTAGATGTTTAGCCGGTCCCCGACTAATGATTCTCGCTAATTCAggatttttagttatttttttctttatgtcttttttctcaaaatccccATGTGCTGCTTTTAGCGAAAAATCATGTATTTTTGAActataataaatagaaattccACCATAATGATGAATACCAGTAGAAAAGTGAGAGCCAAAGTCCTCCATGAATTTAAATGCCTCTTCTTTCGTCTTTAAATTTTCTACGCGCTGTTTAGCTTCATTGGTCAGCTGCAGTTGCTCAATTCTCAAACGGAAAAGTCCCATGGGCACAAATTTACATATGATGTATTCCATTCTAATCCCAGGTCGTTTCTCGATGTCAATGTTGAGGTCGACGCTGTGACATTCTTCCACTATTAATTCATTTGgggattttatttctttgtggGACTGTTGTAATACTGGAGAATGTAAAGCAAAATCTCCAACtaaatcaaatagaaaattgtCAACTTCTTTAATATCCTTTCTGTCTTCATGGAAACCCAAACGTATGCCCTTTCTTACTAAGCCGTTTGACATCAAAGTCACTATTTTTCTGCTATCGAGTTCACCatgacttttttgtttttccttgctCGTTTTTATTATGTTCATTATAATATAAAACATTGTTAGCAAACGTATTAACGTATATATAACAACTAAAAGGGCATGTAAACTTTAGCATATGATAAACTTCTGACAAGCAAGTTTAATCATTGGGAACCTTAAGCTAAATTTTGGCATTTTTGATGCAATATTTATgaactttctgttttttttaaaattttctcttaaaaACAGGTAaggagaaatttcaaaaatcaaaataccaaGATATTATACAATATGCGGTACGGTATGACTTCACAGAGTCATATACattgtaatctatatatataaaaataagttgtctgtccgttatgtctgttacactttgtctgttacgccagattatatcttctatatatataaaagaaaacaaactagaatgtaaaaactggaaattggataaatatttcgaaatattttgacaatagattaaagtcattcgaaaaaagaaaaatggtaaaaaactaaaaaaaaaaataaaaagaaaaaactaaaaaaaaaaaaaataaaaaaaagaaaaaacctaaaaagaaaaaacgtaaaaaaaagataaaaaactaaaaaaaaaactaaaaaaagctaaaaaactaaaaaaaagaataaactaaaaaaaaaaactgggaattgcacaaatatttcaatatattttgacaatagattaaagtaattcgaaaaccttaaaacagataccccaattgttgaggtttaatataaattgttggagatttagcatgcttggcacgtaaagatttttccaagtatcaatgttagaatgaacattgacaaattgaaggaaaaaaatcaataaaaagaagacactaaaaaaaagaaaaaactaaaaaagaaaaactaaagaagaaactgtatctatacatataaaaataagttgtatatatccatgtttgtttgtttgtgggtggATGCCCCCCTGAAACAAAATACTTTGCAGTTTTGCttcttcattaaatttaaatttaaagctggcacagattaatttaaaaacctaagtttttgagggaagtaaagagcaaaatttttaacaaacaaaacGAACAAGCATTATTGCTTCACAATCTATCTAACATAGACCTATATCGATAAAACTGTTACAATGAAAAccaaataattatatttgtctttttttgaagGATTGTAGATTTTATTACCTTTCTTACTACTGAAGGCGTAAAACCATAGCCAGTCCTACTATTACTGACGTAAAGCCTTGGCTGATTGGTAAAATTGCTTGTGAAACGTAGCTCAAGGGGTCTGGGAAGTGATTGGTTCAGCAAACTAACGAGAAAAATCTTAGGAATGAATCAAGAGTAAGATGACCACTGCCACTACCAGTTACCAGCATAATAGCCAACTTAGATTAGATATAGAGACAATATTTCTTTTCACAGAATCTGCCTATCGTTTTTACATGTTGCCAATCTGTGAAAtacaaaaacacattttctaaAGGGGAACCTTTGGTATATCTGTCGAAAAGATAAGGTTTTAAGAAAAGTCAAGTTTGCCCTCTTATGACTCTGgctaactgaataaaaatagaCAGATAGTCTTATGGGGGAGATGAATATTCTTTTGGCATGCTTTCGGAGCCGATGACATCTATATAAATAGGTTCTAAGATCACGCTCGCTATGCATGATCTACGGAAAAACGAAGaacgaaaaaaatgaagaaataaaaagacaaaataacagTGAGGAAATTGTTCAGTCCTCGAATAACAGAAGCAAATcagaaattttggcaaaaacttCTGCTAGTCATCCTCAGTGTTCAAAAACTAAATCATGTGCCACCAGAAAATCAAACTAACCCTTCTAAGCAACCTTTAAAGGTTATCCTcggtgttttttgtttgtttttcttccgcttttttgttttttgttgtttttttttcttggatattTGCAAGGAAAATATTCTgcaaatcattattattaaacTGAAGATGTAAATCTTCTGTCGTTTTTTCGATATCGAAGAAAAAATTTccctttattttgaaataactgcaatttttaaatagtttatttctttatattagaaaaaacaacaagttttttcagctgaaactaaggagcagcattaaaacttaaaattaaaaaaataattctctaagatggggggggggggctcactTTCCTCTGTTCCCTGCTCTATATTCTAAAATTggttagtattaaaaaaaaacatcttattcGAATTAAAAGGCTCTTATGTTTCgaaagtcgttcttaaagaattaagaaaataaataaaactttaatgtaaagagttatATATTTAGCAGGGGGCAGTCCTCTCATACaacgaataatttttgttcattttaagtttcgaagatgctccttattttcagttgaataaacttgttgttttctaattttatttttcgaatatTTTGGGGAAATCTGCCTCCTCCTCCATTCCGATTGTTTCTCAAATCATGCCGGTTACCCCCCTCCGAGAAGAAGTATTCCCTAAAGACCTCACTCCTTCTCATTGGAAACTTTTCCCTGTGAATAAGTCCCCCATGAAGAATCGCAAAAAATCCCTTCCCACGCAGAAAAATTTCTTGGGCAATCCCAACTGGTCTGAGAATTGTCCTTGTATCATTCCCACGAAACATCT
The DNA window shown above is from Artemia franciscana unplaced genomic scaffold, ASM3288406v1 PGA_scaffold_43, whole genome shotgun sequence and carries:
- the LOC136041844 gene encoding uncharacterized protein LOC136041844 yields the protein MEYIICKFVPMGLFRLRIEQLQLTNEAKQRVENLKTKEEAFKFMEDFGSHFSTGIHHYGGISIYYSSKIHDFSLKAAHGDFEKKDIKKKITKNPELARIISRGPAKHLNGVWQFLKKDFPFQSDLLRLAWIQKTDSVSDLIQSIKRKLLDETNNKGYVQSDLLRLARTKKNQNKEHLLQQIRQDIQVKELDSNAEETPEKVQKHQKTEEGKSMRELIFYIHEKIKKWYESEAMARAIVTIKTQQWPKVPTTPEYFHSLIDLLLIEIEEEDGIQAVFDIIGDFQELKKRLIKRNIEIDSKYTFFDFINKIVNLLEKSCNQGKELLSFDSFLSLLRRSFYAEEIAEDFEIYCSESQQKNIPFARPELEDIINMVNEIDNSSEIQDTINKKLWDSFINNKIFKKTIWAHLCEELCPLCKSPCLKEYNHEKNHDCFHYPGGIVGHYCWKQKSLVCQKVSEFLKHGSKSIRTQDYVSKLNDKEKFGQERFLSNYSCASAHEEYTFACKKESHHPFKNFSVVFRGWSSPTKSREGYYRYFINKYNNEISNRFNLNPCTFQYGEFKSTRKLIVVKSYASYHKGKA